The nucleotide sequence CTGAGCCTTGGGTGAGAACCACTTCTCTAGTCCTGAACTCTGGCTGTTGCATTAAGAACAGCTATGCTTACAAATCTACGTTAGGATTTCAAATCAATTTTGTGTACCGTCTAATTGAAAAAAGTTAGTGTCCATAAATATTTCTGATATAAAACTGTATCATCTATTAATTTCAtcactgttttatttaaaaattagttGTTTCTGTTTCTATGACAGTCATTTTACCTGTCACTATGTAAAGTAGACCCAAAGCCATTTTTCccttgaattttcatttttgtggctTAATATGAGGAAAAACTCATATATGTTCCCAAAagacaatcaatcaataaataagatAAACCTTAGGCATCCTAGATAAACTTATTAGGGTAAATCGTTTTTTACTGTTTGATCTAAACAATCATGTTATAGttcttccatatatatatatatatatatatatatatatatatatatatatatatatatatatatatatatatatatatatatatatatatatatatatatatatatattctaattagcttaagtaaaagttttttatctactatttatattttcttttatttccactttatttaaatgaacaaaaatgctttttaatcagattcagttttagttaaaaaataatgcTGCTTGTAGGAAGACTAACAGCAATGACTCTTACCTTTCTGTTTGTTGATGCTTTGTAGCAGCAAGGACAGATCAGCCTCTTCCTCTGTAGTGGAACTCACGATAGTGCTTTTGCTTTTATTCTCCTTCTCCTGACTGGAATTCTGCTCCGGAGTCACTGTTGACGTTCCCATTACTACAGGCCTGGGTTCGGTGGACCAGTTGTCCTCTGGCTGTGGCTTGGGCTTCTCAACAGGTGCTGCTTTCtcattttccttctctttttctttctctgttaCTTTCAAGGTGCTAGCTGGGGGGTCGATGAAGGGAGAGGGTGTGGTGCAGGAAGTCGTAATGGGCTTAGAAGACGTGATGCCTGTGGTCAGGGGAGAAGATATTTCAGGAGGTTTTGGGGTGGAATGTTCCTGCTCCCTCTTGGGACTCTCCTCAGAAGCTGATTCGATTAGCAGGTCGCTGTCAAGCTCCGCCTCCCTTTCCTCTCTCAACAGACTGTAGAGTGGTGGGTTGCTGGCTTGACCAAAGCCCACCTTGATACCACCAGACAACTCAAATGGGTTACTAGCACTGACCTTGTTGGTTTGTTGCTTATCAAATGGGTTACTAGCCTTATCAGTGGCAGATGAGTAGCTGGTCTGCTCAAACGGGTTGCTTGCTTGGCTGAATCCGCCTTTTGCGGGCGGGGTCTTAGATGTCAGGTCATATACTGGCGAATCAGATTCTTCGGTCACTTGCTCAATTTCTGAATCTCCAGACTCATCTCCACTGCCTTGAAGGTCTTGAGCCCATGGGGAGGTGGGTTTGGGTGAACTCTTGATGTCCTCGGCTTCAGGAAGACTGGGATGAGAGCTGATGCCACTGGAATCTTGAGTGGAGCTCACAGACTTCATTCCTGCAGGCTTGAACAGCACATCAGATGGAGACTCTCGCCCTGGAAAAGTGGTAAGAAATGGAAATGTCAGAATTTTAAAAAGCCTAAACTATGCGCGAAAGATTATAACATGTTATTCTAAATTATGTATTGAAATAAATAGcacaatttgaaatgatttaaacGATTAGTGGCAAGACAATAAGATCAAGACTATGGAACAGTATTTTCTATCCATCAATCTACTTGAAAACAGAAGGCATTCTGAATTTAGTTCTGAACAGTGCAGCAAGTGCCTCACGAGTGGGAGGGATCTACCTGTAGGGGAGTGGTTAGGGGAGTGGCTAGCTGAGGAGGCTGCACTATCATCCTCTGGTTCTGACAGTGTTACTGTGGGAAGACTCTGCTGACCGAAACcgagcacgctctctctctcggACATGCCCCCTTGTGGAGACACTTTCACTGGCTGGGATTCTGTTGTAACCGTGATCTTTACAGGACTGGCACTCTGTGGCGTTTCCATCCTATGGTAAGATCGGTAATCTGCCATCTCTTCATCTGAAGGGTCCTCCACGTACGGAAATGTGTGCTGCCCACCGGCTGATCCCGGAGTCTTCACCTCTGTATCTTCAGATCCAAGAGGACTCTTTTCCAAATAGCGACCCAGATCGAAGGGGTCTTGGCTGGATTCCTTTTCTTGGATCTTGGGCTTCAAATCCTGAATGtcatcttcatcttcttcatcGTCTTCGTCATCTCCATAGCCAGATATGGGAGGCTGCTGCTTGTCCTTGGTattgcccacactgccaaaatcacAGAGGTCATCCCCCATGTCCATGTAGCTATAATGGTCAGTCTTGTGTGAGCCCTGCAGGGTCGTCTGATGGTCTGAGGGGTCACCTGGGGTCATGCCAATGCCGGAGTCGGTCCCAGTGGGAGCAGGTGGAGAGCGGTTGCCCTCCGTGGAGAAGAGAGAGGCACCATCATTGAAAGGATTGGAGGAGGATTTTGAGGAAAGGAGAGAAGTGTATAGATCACCCTCTCCTGATGATGACTTCATAAACATGTCGGATAATGAGTcacctggagagagagagagagagaagtaatgAACATCAACATGtagaaaaaaatgttaatagaaaacaaattcttcttcttttttaatatgggtttatttctttttttaaaggatgATAAAACTGAGGTCATTGTGATTGGCCCTAGAAATCAGGAAATGGCTCTGTGATTAAAGTCTACCCCCATGCCTGCTTTAGTTCTACAAGTAAGGTGTATATTTCCAAATCTCTTAGTACAAAAATCCAAACTGATCACACTTGTGACATCGCTAATCATTCTT is from Carassius auratus strain Wakin chromosome 13, ASM336829v1, whole genome shotgun sequence and encodes:
- the LOC113112567 gene encoding reticulon-1-like isoform X2 produces the protein MSASSSEGPGLDGKWFEEEEEEKNGMFSSAGPRFDEMRDDLHAPKQQFHPFGGSDVAMETASTGDSLSDMFMKSSSGEGDLYTSLLSSKSSSNPFNDGASLFSTEGNRSPPAPTGTDSGIGMTPGDPSDHQTTLQGSHKTDHYSYMDMGDDLCDFGSVGNTKDKQQPPISGYGDDEDDEEDEDDIQDLKPKIQEKESSQDPFDLGRYLEKSPLGSEDTEVKTPGSAGGQHTFPYVEDPSDEEMADYRSYHRMETPQSASPVKITVTTESQPVKVSPQGGMSERESVLGFGQQSLPTVTLSEPEDDSAASSASHSPNHSPTGRESPSDVLFKPAGMKSVSSTQDSSGISSHPSLPEAEDIKSSPKPTSPWAQDLQGSGDESGDSEIEQVTEESDSPVYDLTSKTPPAKGGFSQASNPFEQTSYSSATDKASNPFDKQQTNKVSASNPFELSGGIKVGFGQASNPPLYSLLREEREAELDSDLLIESASEESPKREQEHSTPKPPEISSPLTTGITSSKPITTSCTTPSPFIDPPASTLKVTEKEKEKENEKAAPVEKPKPQPEDNWSTEPRPVVMGTSTVTPEQNSSQEKENKSKSTIVSSTTEEEADLSLLLQSINKQKVVDLLHWRDLKQSGLVFGSVLLLLFSLTQFSVVSVIAYLALAVLSATISFRVYKSVLQAVQKTDEGHPFKAYLEVEIALSGDQIMKYVDKTQLYINSTMKELRRLFLVQDLIDSIKFAVLMWLLTYVGALFNGLTLLILVVVSMFSVPVVYEKYQTQIDQYLGLVRTQVNSIMGKIREKVPGAKKKE
- the LOC113112567 gene encoding reticulon-1-like isoform X1 encodes the protein MSASSSEGPGLDGKWFEEEEEEKNGMFSSAGPRFDEMRDDLHAPKQQFHPFGGSDVAMETASTGDSLSDMFMKSSSGEGDLYTSLLSSKSSSNPFNDGASLFSTEGNRSPPAPTGTDSGIGMTPGDPSDHQTTLQGSHKTDHYSYMDMGDDLCDFGSVGNTKDKQQPPISGYGDDEDDEEDEDDIQDLKPKIQEKESSQDPFDLGRYLEKSPLGSEDTEVKTPGSAGGQHTFPYVEDPSDEEMADYRSYHRMETPQSASPVKITVTTESQPVKVSPQGGMSERESVLGFGQQSLPTVTLSEPEDDSAASSASHSPNHSPTGRESPSDVLFKPAGMKSVSSTQDSSGISSHPSLPEAEDIKSSPKPTSPWAQDLQGSGDESGDSEIEQVTEESDSPVYDLTSKTPPAKGGFSQASNPFEQTSYSSATDKASNPFDKQQTNKVSASNPFELSGGIKVGFGQASNPPLYSLLREEREAELDSDLLIESASEESPKREQEHSTPKPPEISSPLTTGITSSKPITTSCTTPSPFIDPPASTLKVTEKEKEKENEKAAPVEKPKPQPEDNWSTEPRPVVMGTSTVTPEQNSSQEKENKSKSTIVSSTTEEEADLSLLLQSINKQKVMGGSVVDLLHWRDLKQSGLVFGSVLLLLFSLTQFSVVSVIAYLALAVLSATISFRVYKSVLQAVQKTDEGHPFKAYLEVEIALSGDQIMKYVDKTQLYINSTMKELRRLFLVQDLIDSIKFAVLMWLLTYVGALFNGLTLLILVVVSMFSVPVVYEKYQTQIDQYLGLVRTQVNSIMGKIREKVPGAKKKE